One stretch of Euphorbia lathyris chromosome 7, ddEupLath1.1, whole genome shotgun sequence DNA includes these proteins:
- the LOC136234778 gene encoding 7-deoxyloganetin glucosyltransferase-like, whose product MSSSSSPHAVCVPFPAQGHINPMLQLAKLLHQKGFHITFVNTEYNHRRLLRSRGPESMDGLPNFRFETIPDGLPPLDADSTQHVPSLCASTQKNCSAPFRNLLSKLINSTEVPAVTCIVSDGITGFTMEASQQFKIPNFLFWTASVCGYVGYLHYPTLIEKGFVPLKDASYLTNGYLETEIDWIGGIEGIPLKALPSFIKTADPDDVMLNFCLVEAENVRNASGIICNTFDELEHQVLMHLSSILPNPIYTIGPLQLLLQNHREESSLNSIKSNLWKEQSGCLEWLDSKQPKSVIYVNFGGVIVMTPEQLVELAWGLANSKKEFLWIIRPNLVIGESAIVPAEFMEEIKERGFLASWCPQEQVLSHSAIGGFLTHGGWNSILESLCGGVPVICWPCFAEQQTNSWFCRNKWQIGMEIVGYVNRNEIEKILNELMNGDGGNEMRKNVMEWKSKAEVATSSPTGSSYVNFEKLIGDLRLS is encoded by the exons AtgagttcatcttcttctccaCATGCTGTCTGTGTTCCATTCCCAGCACAGGGACACATAAATCCGATGCTGCAATTAGCAAAACTTCTACACCAAAAGGGTTTCCACATCACTTTTGTTAACACTGAATATAATCACAGACGTCTCTTGAGATCAAGAGGCCCTGAATCCATGGACGGCCTTCCTAATTTCCGATTCGAAACCATTCCGGACGGTCTTCCTCCGTTGGATGCTGACTCTACCCAGCACGTGCCTTCCCTCTGCGCATCCACCCAGAAAAATTGCTCAGCTCCATTTAGAAACCTTCTTTCTAAGCTCATAAATTCAACGGAAGTTCCCGCAGTTACTTGCATTGTTTCAGATGGCATCACCGGCTTTACGATGGAAGCTTCTCAGCAATTTAAAATCCCCAATTTCCTTTTCTGGACGGCCAGCGTTTGCGGTTACGTCGGCTACTTGCACTATCCTACCCTAATTGAAAAGGGTTTCGTACCCCTAAAAG ATGCTAGCTATCTAACAAATGGATATTTGGAAACTGAGATTGATTGGATTGGAGGTATTGAAGGTATACCTTTGAAAGCTTTGCCAAGTTTTATAAAGACTGCAGATCCTGACGATGTTATGCTTAATTTTTGTCTGGTTGAAGCTGAAAATGTTCGGAATGCTTCCGGCATTATTTGTAATACATTTGATGAACTAGAGCATCAAGTTTTGATGCATCTTTCTTCCATCCTTCCAAATCCAATTTACACCATCGGTCCtcttcagcttcttcttcaaaaTCACAGAGAAGAAAGTAGTTTAAACAGTATAAAAAGCAATCTCTGGAAAGAACAATCTGGCTGCTTAGAATGGCTCGATTCAAAACAGCCGAAATCTGTTATATATGTGAACTTCGGTGGTGTAATAGTTATGACGCCTGAGCAATTAGTTGAATTGGCTTGGGGACTCGCAAATAGCAAGAAGGAATTCTTATGGATAATAAGGCCTAATCTTGTGATCGGTGAGTCTGCAATAGTTCCAGCGGAATTCATGGAGGAAATTAAAGAAAGGGGATTTCTAGCAAGTTGGTGCCCGCAAGAACAAGTGTTGAGTCACTCTGCAATCGGAGGATTTCTAACGCATGGTGGATGGAATTCTATTTTGGAAAGTTTGTGTGGAGGTGTGCCGGTGATTTGTTGGCCTTGCTTTGCCGAGCAACAGACGAATAGTTGGTTTTGCCGAAATAAGTGGCAAATAGGAATGGAAATCGTCGGTTATGTAAATAGGAATGAAATTGAAAAGATattgaatgaattaatgaatgGTGACGGAGGAAACGAAATGAGGAAGAATGTGATGGAATGGAAAAGTAAAGCAGAAGTGGCTACTTCATCTCCTACTGGATCATCGTATGTGAATTTCGAAAAATTGATCGGTGATTTGCGTCTTTCATAA